The following coding sequences lie in one Lolium perenne isolate Kyuss_39 chromosome 2, Kyuss_2.0, whole genome shotgun sequence genomic window:
- the LOC127331059 gene encoding indole-2-monooxygenase-like — MGQATQVLLHEARSAQAAALLVLVPLLLASVLLMVRRFGNGTATARAREEVLGKLPSPCGRLPVIGHLHLLGSLPHVSLRDLAAQHGRDGLMLLRLGAVPTLVVSSPAAAQAVLRTHDHVFASRPHSPVTDILFYGSTDVAFCPYGHHWRQVKKIATTHLLTARKVRSYRHAREHEVRLVVAKLRDAVGAGAPVDLSDMLSAFANDVVCHAVSGKSFRKQGHNKLFRELVEANSSLIGGFNLEDHFPALVKLDIIKRMVCAKARRVHKMWDDLLDSLIDHHASKPASERGGEDCDFIDVLLSVQQEYNLTNDHIKAQLTIMLEAGTDTSFIVLEYAMVRLMQNPHLMAKLQAEVRNTIPKEKDMVTEDDLTGLAYLKAVIKETLRLHMPAPLLVPHLSMAGCDINGYTIPSGTRVIINSWALARDPGGWENAEEFVPERFLEGGSAAAAVDYRGNDFLYLPFGAGRRICPGINFAIVTVEIMLANLMYHFDWKLPHGSAREGGISMAESFGITVHRKEKLLLVPLLPQD; from the exons ATGGGTCAAGCGACGCAGGTCCTTCTCCATGAGGCGAGGTCTGCACAGGCAGCAGCCCTCCTAGTCCTGGTCCCTCTTCTCTTGGCGTCCGTCCTCCTCATGGTGCGCCGCTTCGGGAACGGGACGGCCACGGCGAGAGCCAGAGAGGAGGTGCTGGGCAAGCTGCCCTCTCCCTGCGGCCGGCTCCCCGTCATCGGCCACCTGCACCTGCTGGGCTCCCTCCCGCACGTCTCCCTCCGCGACCTCGCCGCCCAGCACGGCCGCGACGGCCTCATGCTCCTCCGCCTCGGCGCCGTCCCCACGCTCGTCGTCTCCTCGCCGGCCGCCGCGCAGGCCGTCCTGCGCACGCACGACCACGTCTTCGCCTCCCGGCCGCACTCCCCCGTCACCGACATCCTCTTCTACGGCTCCACGGACGTCGCCTTCTGCCCCTACGGCCACCACTGGCGCCAGGTCAAGAAGATCGCCACCACGCACCTCCTCACCGCCAGGAAGGTCCGCTCCTACCGCCACGCGCGGGAGCACGAGGTCAGGCTCGTCGTCGCCAAGCTCCGCGACGCGGTCGGCGCCGGCGCCCCCGTCGACCTCAGCGACATGCTCAGCGCCTTCGCCAACGACGTCGTCTGCCACGCCGTGTCCGGCAAGTCCTTCCGGAAGCAGGGCCACAACAAGCTCTTCCGGGAGCTGGTGGAGGCCAACTCCTCGCTCATCGGCGGCTTCAACCTCGAGGACCACTTCCCGGCGCTGGTGAAGCTGGACATCATCAAGAGGATGGTGTGCGCCAAGGCCCGGAGAGTGCACAAGATGTGGGACGACCTGCTTGATAGCCTCATCGACCACCACGCCAGCAAGCCGGCGTCAGAACGCGGCGGCGAGGACTGCGACTTCATCGACGTCTTGCTTTCCGTGCAGCAAGAGTACAACCTCACGAATGACCATATCAAGGCTCAGTTGACG ATCATGCTTGAAGCTGGCACGGACACATCATTCATAGTGCTGGAGTACGCCATGGTTCGGCTCATGCAAAACCCCCACCTCATGGCCAAGCTACAAGCCGAGGTGAGGAACACCATACCCAAGGAAAAAGACATGGTCACAGAAGACGACCTCACCGGTTTGGCCTACCTGAAAGCGGTGATCAAGGAGACGCTCCGGCTCCACATGCCGGCGCCGCTCCTCGTGCCCCACCTATCCATGGCCGGCTGCGACATCAATGGCTACACCATACCATCGGGGACGCGCGTCATCATCAATAGCTGGGCTCTCGCGAGGGATCCAGGCGGCTGGGAGAACGCGGAGGAGTTCGTGCCCGAGCGCTTCTTGGAAGgcggcagcgccgccgccgccgtggactACAGGGGGAACGACTTCCTCTACCTCCCGTTTGGGGCCGGGCGAAGGATATGCCCCGGCATCAACTTCGCCATCGTGACCGTCGAGATCATGCTGGCAAATCTCATGTACCACTTCGACTGGAAGCTACCACATGGATCGGCGCGGGAAGGTGGCATTAGTATGGCCGAATCATTTGGGATCACTGTGCACCGCAAGGAGAAGCTCCTCCTCGTCCCTCTGCTGCCGCAAGATTAA
- the LOC127323413 gene encoding indole-2-monooxygenase-like, producing the protein MVRRFGNGTATARAREEALGKLPSPRGRLPVIGHLHLLGSFPHVSLRDLAAQHGRDGLMLLRLGAVPTLVVSSPAAAQAVLRTHDHVFASRPHSPVTDILFYGSTDVAFCPYGHHWRQVKKIATTHLLTARKVRSYRHAREHEVRLVVAKLRRDAVGGDAVNMSDLLNAFANDVICHAVSGKSFRKQGHNKLFRELVEANSSLIGGFNLEDHFPALVKLDIIKRMVCAKARRVHKMWDDLLDSLIDHHASKPASERGGEDCDFIDVLLSVQQEYNLTKDHIKAQLTIMFEAGTDTSFIVLEYAMVRLMQSPHLMAKLQAEVRNTVPKEKDTVTEDDLTGLAYLKAVIKETLRLHMPAPLLVPHLSMAGCDVNGYTIPSETRVIVNSWALARDPSGWESAEEFVPERFLEGGSAAAVDYRGNDFLYLPFGAGRRICPGINFAIVTVEIMLANLMYHFDWKLPPRSGAGRWH; encoded by the exons ATGGTGCGCCGCTTCGGGAACGGGACGGCCACGGCGAGAGCCAGAGAGGAGGCGCTGGGCAAGCTGCCCTCTCCCCGTGGCCGGCTCCCCGTCATTGGTCACCTGCACCTGCTGGGCTCCTTCCCGCACGTCTCCCTCCGCGACCTCGCCGCCCAGCACGGCCGCGACGGCCTCATGCTCCTCCGCCTCGGCGCCGTCCCCACGCTCGTCGTCTCCTCGCCGGCCGCCGCGCAGGCCGTCCTGCGCACGCACGACCACGTCTTCGCGTCCCGGCCGCACTCCCCCGTCACCGACATCCTCTTCTACGGCTCCACCGACGTCGCCTTCTGCCCCTACGGCCACCACTGGCGCCAGGTCAAGAAGATCGCCACCACCCACCTCCTCACCGCCAGGAAGGTCCGCTCCTACCGCCACGCGCGGGAGCACGAGGTCAGGCTCGTCGTCGCCAAGCTCCGCCGTGACGCGGTCGGCGGCGACGCCGTCAACATGAGCGACCTGCTCAACGCCTTCGCCAACGACGTCATCTGCCACGCCGTGTCCGGCAAGTCCTTCCGGAAGCAGGGCCACAACAAGCTCTTCCGGGAGCTGGTGGAGGCCAACTCCTCGCTCATCGGCGGCTTCAACCTCGAGGACCACTTCCCGGCGCTGGTGAAGCTGGACATCATCAAGAGGATGGTGTGCGCCAAGGCCCGGAGAGTGCACAAGATGTGGGACGACCTGCTTGATAGCCTCATCGACCACCACGCCAGCAAGCCGGCGTCAGAACGCGGCGGCGAGGACTGCGACTTCATCGACGTCTTGCTTTCCGTGCAGCAAGAGTACAACCTCACGAAAGACCATATCAAGGCTCAGTTGACG ATCATGTTTGAAGCTGGCACGGACACATCATTCATAGTGCTGGAGTACGCCATGGTCCGGCTCATGCAAAGCCCCCACCTCATGGCCAAGCTACAAGCCGAGGTGAGGAACACCGTACCCAAGGAAAAAGACACGGTCACCGAAGACGATCTCACTGGTTTGGCCTACCTGAAAGCGGTGATCAAGGAGACGCTCCGGCTCCACATGCCGGCGCCGCTCCTCGTGCCCCACCTATCCATGGCCGGCTGCGACGTCAACGGCTACACGATACCATCGGAGACGCGCGTCATCGTCAATAGCTGGGCTCTCGCGAGGGACCCTAGCGGCTGGGAGAGCGCGGAGGAGTTCGTGCCCGAGCGGTTCTTGGAAGGCGGCAGCGCCGCCGCCGTGGACTACAGGGGGAACGACTTCCTCTACCTCCCATTTGGGGCCGGGCGAAGGATATGCCCCGGCATCAACTTCGCCATCGTGACCGTCGAGATCATGCTGGCGAATCTCATGTACCACTTCGACTGGAAGCTGCCACCTCGATCGGGCGCAGGAAGGTGGCATTAG